A DNA window from Haliovirga abyssi contains the following coding sequences:
- a CDS encoding acetate/propionate family kinase, which translates to MNVLVLNSGSSSLKYQLFNMKTEDVLAKGLVERIGLDKSVITHKPTGKAKKELTQDLNNHKEALKIVLNLLVDKEAGVISSMDEINAVGHRVVHGAEEFSESALVTDEVYKAIEKCEVLAPLHNPANKMGISACSEIMPNTPQVAVFDTAFHQTMDATSYLYAIPYKYYEKYGVRRYGFHGTSHKYVFYKTAEFLGKKPEDLKVITCHIGNGASITAIDGGKVVDTSMGFTPLEGLVMGTRCGDLDPAILPFLMNNEDLTAKEMDKVLNKESGLVGLSGISSDMRDILKAAAEGDEKANNALNVYTYRVLKYIGAYTAALNGVDAVVFTAGIGENSVPVRKKIVEKLGWLGVQLDEEANKVMGEEKIISTTDSKVKVLVMPTDEEYMIAKDTYEIVKKHNI; encoded by the coding sequence ATGAATGTATTAGTGTTAAACAGTGGAAGTTCTTCGTTAAAATATCAACTTTTTAATATGAAAACAGAAGATGTTTTAGCTAAAGGTTTAGTAGAAAGAATTGGATTAGATAAAAGTGTAATTACACATAAACCTACAGGAAAAGCTAAAAAAGAGCTAACACAAGATTTAAATAATCATAAGGAAGCATTGAAGATAGTTTTAAATTTACTTGTAGATAAAGAAGCAGGAGTAATATCATCTATGGATGAGATTAATGCTGTGGGACATAGGGTAGTTCATGGAGCAGAAGAGTTTTCTGAATCAGCTCTTGTAACAGATGAAGTTTATAAAGCAATAGAAAAATGTGAAGTTTTAGCACCATTACATAACCCAGCAAATAAAATGGGAATTTCAGCTTGTAGTGAAATTATGCCAAATACTCCACAAGTTGCAGTATTTGATACAGCATTCCATCAAACAATGGATGCTACATCATATTTATATGCAATTCCATATAAATATTATGAAAAATATGGAGTAAGAAGATATGGTTTCCATGGAACATCTCATAAATATGTTTTTTACAAAACAGCAGAATTTTTAGGTAAAAAACCTGAAGATTTAAAAGTTATAACTTGTCACATTGGAAATGGTGCAAGTATTACAGCAATAGATGGTGGTAAAGTTGTAGATACTTCTATGGGATTTACGCCATTAGAAGGATTAGTTATGGGAACTCGTTGTGGAGATTTAGATCCTGCAATATTGCCGTTTCTTATGAATAATGAAGATTTAACAGCTAAAGAGATGGACAAAGTTTTAAATAAAGAAAGTGGTCTTGTTGGATTATCTGGAATATCTAGTGATATGAGAGATATATTAAAAGCAGCAGCAGAAGGAGACGAAAAAGCTAACAATGCTTTAAATGTATATACATATAGAGTATTAAAATATATTGGTGCTTATACAGCAGCATTAAATGGAGTAGATGCAGTAGTATTTACAGCAGGGATTGGAGAAAATTCTGTACCAGTAAGAAAAAAAATAGTTGAAAAATTAGGTTGGCTTGGTGTACAATTAGATGAAGAAGCTAACAAAGTAATGGGAGAAGAAAAAATAATCTCTACAACTGATTCAAAAGTAAAAGTATTAGTTATGCCAACAGATGAAGAATATATGATAGCAAAAGATACATATGAAATAGTTAAGAAACACAATATTTAA
- the nifJ gene encoding pyruvate:ferredoxin (flavodoxin) oxidoreductase: MAKQMKTMDGNMAAAHVSYAFTETAGIYPITPSSPMAEYTDEWGAHGRKNIFGTTVKLVEMQSEAGASGAVHGALQAGALTTTYTASQGLLLMVPNMYKIAGELLPGVFHVSARNIATHALSIFGEHSDVYATRQTGFAMLASGGVQEVMDLGAVAHLAAIKGRVPFLHFFDGFRTSHEIQKVEAWDYDDLAKLVDYDAIKEFKARALNPEHPVTRGTAQNPDIYFQAREASNKYYDAVPDIVAEYMKEISKLTGREYKPYNYYGAADAERVIIAMGSVTETIKETVDYLMAKGEKVGVISVHLYRPFSKKYFMEVLPSTVKSIAVLDRSKEPGALGEALYLDVRALFYDEEVKPTIVGGRYGLSSKDTTPSQIVEVYKNLDRSEPKNQFTIGIVDDVTFTSLPLGDEIDTVPEGTVECKFFGLGSDGTVGANKNSIKIIGDNTDMYAQGYFSYDSKKSGGSTVSHLRFGKKPITSIYLVNHPDFVSCSVPAYLGQYDLLKGIKKGGTFLLNSIWDAEETLKRLPNNLKKELAEKEVNFYIINATKIAEEIGLGHRTNTIMQSAFFKLAEVVPFADAVEYLKSAIVKSYGKKGEDIVKMNYAAVEKGGEELVKVEVKPEWKDLVVDKKEVVASNISDPTLANFVEKIAKPINKLEGDDLPVSLFADAADGTMPNGSCAFEKRGIAVSVPEWNVDNCIQCNQCAYVCPHAVIRPFLLDEKEMANAPEGLETKKPLGKGFDGLQYKIQVSVMDCTGCGSCANVCPAPNKALVMKPLDTQRDEAKNWDYLANNVTYKDKIMDKKSSVKASQFAQPLFEFSGACAGCGETPYIKLITQLFGDRMMVANATGCSSIYGGSAPSTPYCKNAEGQGPAWANSLFEDNAEYGIGMAMGVEKQRDMIAETMTSNMDTVSAEMQEAFKAWIDGMHDADASKEASAKLTEVLEKDGTELAKTLLEAKQHFVKKSVWIFGGDGWAYDIGFGGVDHALASGMDVNVLVVDTEVYSNTGGQASKASVTGQVAKFAASGKPIRKKDLGKIAMSYGYVYVAQVAMGANQAQYLKAIREAEAYPGPSIVIAYAPCINHGIRKGMGKSQLEEKLAVESGYWHLYRFNPELEAAGKNPFQLDSKEPNWDKYLEYLNGEVRFTSLMKTFPEKVDVLFAQSLEDAKWRYNSYRRLAEIDYTK; this comes from the coding sequence ATGGCTAAGCAAATGAAAACTATGGATGGTAATATGGCTGCAGCTCATGTTTCGTATGCATTTACAGAAACAGCAGGTATATATCCAATAACACCATCATCACCAATGGCTGAGTATACAGACGAATGGGGAGCACATGGTAGAAAAAATATTTTTGGAACAACTGTAAAATTAGTAGAAATGCAATCTGAGGCAGGGGCATCTGGAGCAGTCCATGGAGCACTTCAAGCAGGAGCATTAACTACAACTTATACAGCTTCACAAGGATTATTATTAATGGTACCGAATATGTATAAAATTGCTGGAGAATTATTACCTGGAGTATTCCATGTATCAGCAAGAAATATAGCTACACATGCTTTATCAATATTTGGAGAACATTCTGATGTATATGCAACAAGACAAACAGGATTTGCAATGTTAGCATCAGGAGGAGTTCAAGAAGTTATGGATCTTGGAGCAGTAGCACATTTAGCTGCAATAAAAGGAAGAGTTCCTTTCTTACATTTCTTTGATGGATTTAGAACATCTCATGAAATACAAAAAGTTGAAGCGTGGGATTATGATGATTTAGCTAAATTAGTAGATTATGATGCAATAAAAGAATTTAAAGCAAGAGCATTAAATCCAGAGCATCCAGTAACAAGAGGTACAGCACAAAATCCTGATATTTATTTCCAAGCTAGAGAAGCTTCTAATAAATATTATGATGCAGTTCCTGATATTGTTGCAGAATATATGAAAGAAATATCAAAATTAACTGGTAGAGAATACAAACCATACAATTATTATGGAGCAGCAGATGCTGAAAGAGTAATAATAGCAATGGGTTCTGTAACAGAAACAATAAAAGAAACAGTTGATTATTTAATGGCTAAAGGTGAAAAAGTAGGAGTTATATCTGTTCATTTGTATAGACCTTTTTCAAAAAAATATTTCATGGAAGTATTGCCTAGTACAGTAAAATCAATTGCAGTTTTAGACAGAAGTAAAGAACCAGGAGCATTAGGAGAAGCTTTATATCTTGATGTAAGAGCATTATTTTATGATGAAGAAGTAAAACCTACAATAGTTGGTGGAAGATATGGATTATCTTCAAAAGATACAACTCCATCTCAAATAGTTGAAGTATATAAAAATTTAGATAGAAGTGAACCAAAAAATCAATTTACTATAGGTATAGTAGATGATGTTACATTCACATCATTACCATTAGGAGATGAAATTGATACAGTACCTGAAGGAACAGTAGAATGTAAATTCTTTGGACTTGGATCAGATGGTACAGTTGGAGCTAATAAAAACTCAATTAAAATAATTGGGGATAATACAGATATGTATGCTCAAGGGTATTTTTCATATGATTCTAAAAAATCAGGTGGAAGTACAGTTTCTCATTTGAGATTTGGTAAAAAACCAATTACTTCTATATATTTAGTTAATCATCCTGATTTTGTATCATGTAGTGTTCCTGCATATTTAGGTCAATATGATCTATTAAAAGGAATTAAAAAAGGTGGAACATTCTTATTAAATAGTATTTGGGATGCTGAAGAAACATTAAAAAGATTACCAAATAACTTAAAGAAAGAATTAGCAGAAAAAGAAGTTAATTTTTATATTATAAATGCTACAAAAATAGCAGAAGAGATTGGATTAGGACATAGAACAAATACAATAATGCAATCAGCATTCTTCAAATTAGCTGAAGTTGTACCTTTTGCTGATGCAGTAGAATATTTAAAATCAGCAATAGTTAAATCTTATGGTAAAAAAGGTGAAGATATAGTTAAAATGAACTATGCAGCAGTAGAAAAAGGTGGAGAAGAACTTGTAAAAGTTGAAGTTAAACCTGAATGGAAAGATTTAGTTGTAGATAAAAAAGAGGTAGTAGCTTCAAATATATCTGATCCTACTTTAGCAAACTTTGTAGAAAAAATAGCTAAACCAATTAATAAACTTGAAGGGGATGATTTACCTGTAAGCTTATTTGCTGATGCAGCTGATGGAACTATGCCAAATGGATCATGTGCATTTGAAAAAAGAGGAATTGCAGTAAGTGTACCTGAATGGAATGTAGATAATTGTATTCAATGTAACCAATGTGCTTATGTATGTCCTCATGCAGTAATTAGACCATTCTTATTAGATGAAAAAGAGATGGCTAATGCACCAGAAGGACTAGAAACTAAAAAACCTCTTGGAAAAGGATTTGATGGATTACAATATAAAATACAAGTTAGTGTAATGGATTGTACAGGATGTGGAAGTTGTGCGAATGTATGTCCAGCTCCAAACAAAGCACTTGTAATGAAACCATTAGATACACAAAGAGATGAAGCTAAAAATTGGGATTACTTAGCTAATAATGTAACTTATAAAGATAAAATTATGGATAAGAAAAGTAGTGTAAAAGCAAGTCAATTTGCACAACCATTATTTGAATTTTCTGGTGCATGTGCAGGTTGTGGAGAAACTCCATACATAAAATTAATAACTCAATTATTTGGAGATAGAATGATGGTAGCAAATGCTACTGGATGTTCTTCAATTTATGGTGGTTCTGCTCCATCTACTCCATATTGCAAAAATGCTGAAGGACAAGGTCCAGCATGGGCAAATTCATTGTTTGAAGATAATGCTGAATATGGAATAGGTATGGCAATGGGTGTAGAAAAACAAAGAGATATGATTGCAGAAACAATGACATCAAATATGGATACAGTATCAGCAGAAATGCAAGAAGCATTTAAAGCATGGATTGATGGTATGCATGATGCAGATGCTTCAAAAGAAGCTTCAGCAAAATTAACTGAAGTTTTAGAAAAAGATGGAACTGAATTAGCTAAAACATTATTAGAAGCTAAACAACATTTTGTTAAAAAATCTGTATGGATTTTTGGTGGAGATGGATGGGCTTATGATATTGGATTTGGTGGAGTTGATCATGCTCTAGCTTCTGGAATGGATGTAAATGTATTAGTAGTTGATACAGAAGTTTATTCAAATACAGGTGGACAAGCATCTAAAGCATCAGTTACTGGACAAGTTGCAAAATTTGCAGCATCTGGTAAACCAATAAGAAAGAAAGATTTAGGTAAAATAGCTATGTCTTATGGTTATGTATATGTAGCTCAAGTAGCAATGGGTGCTAATCAAGCTCAATATTTAAAAGCTATAAGAGAAGCTGAGGCTTATCCAGGGCCAAGTATTGTAATAGCTTATGCTCCATGTATTAATCATGGAATAAGAAAAGGTATGGGTAAATCTCAATTAGAAGAAAAACTTGCAGTAGAATCAGGATACTGGCATTTATATAGATTTAATCCTGAATTAGAAGCAGCAGGAAAAAATCCTTTCCAATTAGATTCTAAAGAACCAAATTGGGATAAATATTTAGAATACTTAAATGGAGAAGTTAGATTTACATCGTTAATGAAAACATTCCCAGAAAAAGTAGATGTGTTATTTGCACAATCTCTTGAAGATGCAAAATGGAGATATAATAGTTATAGAAGACTTGCAGAAATAGATTATACAAAATAA
- the pta gene encoding phosphate acetyltransferase, with protein sequence MGIIEKILKEAKSLSKRIVLPETEDERVLKAAEIILKQGIAKVILIGKEDIVKSDATKLGINLEEATIVDSNKCEKMDVYVNELVKLREKKGMTKEQALEILTTEPRYFGAMMIRMGDADGMVAGSNSPTASVIRASIHVIGAAKGIKTISSSFMMVMPEPTYGDNGILFYTDCGVVPDPTSEQLADIATSAAWLSRKLANMEPKVAMLSFSTKGSAKHPDADKVIEAVNILKNRDVDFEFDGELQADAAIVPAIGAKKAPGSNVAGNANVLVFPDLGAGNIAYKLTQRLANAGAYGPLLQGLAKPVNDLSRGCSVEDIVNVAAITAVEAK encoded by the coding sequence ATGGGAATAATAGAAAAAATATTAAAAGAAGCAAAATCACTTTCAAAAAGAATTGTCTTGCCTGAAACAGAAGATGAGAGAGTATTGAAAGCAGCAGAAATAATTTTAAAACAAGGTATTGCAAAAGTGATACTTATAGGAAAAGAAGATATTGTAAAGTCTGATGCTACAAAATTAGGAATAAATTTAGAAGAGGCTACAATAGTTGATTCAAATAAATGTGAAAAAATGGACGTTTATGTGAATGAACTTGTAAAATTAAGAGAAAAAAAAGGGATGACAAAAGAACAAGCATTAGAAATTCTTACAACTGAACCTAGATATTTTGGTGCAATGATGATAAGAATGGGGGATGCAGATGGAATGGTAGCAGGTTCAAATTCACCTACTGCAAGTGTAATAAGAGCAAGCATACATGTAATTGGTGCCGCAAAGGGGATAAAAACAATTTCAAGTTCATTTATGATGGTTATGCCAGAACCTACTTATGGAGATAATGGAATTTTATTTTATACAGATTGTGGAGTTGTTCCAGATCCAACTTCTGAACAGCTAGCAGATATTGCTACATCAGCAGCATGGTTAAGCAGAAAACTAGCTAATATGGAACCAAAAGTTGCAATGTTATCTTTTTCTACAAAAGGAAGTGCAAAACATCCAGATGCAGATAAAGTGATAGAAGCAGTTAATATATTAAAAAATAGAGATGTAGATTTCGAATTTGATGGTGAACTACAAGCTGATGCAGCTATAGTCCCAGCAATAGGAGCTAAAAAAGCACCAGGAAGTAATGTAGCGGGAAATGCCAATGTATTAGTATTCCCAGATCTTGGAGCAGGAAATATTGCTTATAAATTAACACAAAGATTAGCAAATGCAGGAGCTTATGGACCACTTTTACAAGGGTTAGCAAAACCAGTAAATGATCTGTCAAGAGGATGTAGTGTGGAAGATATTGTAAATGTTGCAGCAATAACAGCTGTTGAAGCTAAATAA
- a CDS encoding YifB family Mg chelatase-like AAA ATPase, with protein sequence MLSKIISSSFIGVKGFIVGVEVDVARGLPSFTIVGLGDAAISESKERVRAAIKNSDISLTPKKIIVNLSPADMKKEGSYFDLPISIGILASLEQIKFDKLDRYLIVGELSLSGEIRRVKGIINSVITAKENGLEGVILPFGNYEEAKMIKGIKIVPVKNLNEAIDFLNDDIEINLDNIKIENHIENNVIEYDFKDVKGQEKAKRAVEISAAGGHNLLMIGSPGSGKSMIAKRVPGILPEMTDEDIIEATKIYSIAGLLTEKNPIIRKRPFRSPHHTASDVALIGGGRVPRPGEISLAHNGVLFLDELTEFPRKVLEVLRQPLEDRIVSISRAAFNVTLPANFITIAAANPCKCGFLYETSDSPKQCTCTPSEVKKYQQKLSGPIIDRMDLYVEIRRLSEEELLNYKEGESSEKIKLRVEKARDIQRRRFKSKKTNSNMTSRDIKKYCKLDEKSEELIKLASRRIGLSGRGFDKILKTARTIADLNESEQIQKEHILEAVSYRNQ encoded by the coding sequence ATGTTATCAAAGATAATAAGCAGTAGCTTTATAGGGGTAAAAGGATTTATAGTTGGAGTAGAAGTTGATGTAGCAAGAGGACTTCCTAGCTTTACAATAGTTGGACTTGGAGATGCTGCAATTTCAGAGAGTAAAGAAAGAGTTAGAGCAGCTATAAAAAATTCTGACATTAGTTTAACCCCTAAAAAAATTATAGTAAATTTATCTCCGGCAGATATGAAAAAAGAGGGTAGTTATTTTGATTTGCCAATATCTATAGGGATTTTAGCATCTTTAGAACAGATAAAATTTGATAAATTAGATAGATATTTAATTGTAGGAGAATTATCGCTTAGTGGAGAAATAAGAAGAGTGAAAGGGATAATAAATAGTGTAATAACAGCAAAAGAGAATGGATTAGAAGGTGTAATTTTACCATTTGGAAATTATGAAGAAGCTAAAATGATTAAAGGAATAAAAATAGTTCCAGTAAAAAATTTAAATGAAGCTATTGATTTTTTAAATGATGATATTGAGATAAATTTAGATAATATAAAGATAGAAAATCATATTGAAAACAATGTAATTGAATATGATTTTAAAGATGTAAAAGGGCAGGAAAAAGCAAAACGAGCAGTAGAAATATCAGCAGCAGGAGGACATAATTTATTAATGATAGGAAGCCCTGGTTCTGGAAAAAGTATGATTGCCAAAAGAGTACCTGGAATTTTACCTGAAATGACAGATGAAGATATTATAGAAGCAACAAAAATATATAGCATAGCAGGATTATTAACTGAAAAAAATCCAATTATAAGAAAAAGACCTTTTAGGTCGCCTCATCATACTGCTTCTGATGTTGCATTAATTGGAGGTGGAAGAGTTCCGAGACCTGGTGAAATATCTCTTGCACATAATGGAGTTCTATTTTTAGATGAATTAACAGAATTTCCAAGAAAAGTGTTAGAAGTTTTAAGACAACCATTAGAAGATAGAATAGTCAGCATATCAAGAGCGGCATTTAATGTAACTTTGCCCGCAAATTTCATAACAATCGCAGCAGCAAATCCGTGCAAATGTGGATTTTTATATGAAACAAGCGACTCTCCAAAACAATGCACCTGTACACCTTCAGAAGTAAAAAAATACCAACAAAAATTATCAGGCCCAATTATAGATAGAATGGATTTATATGTTGAAATAAGAAGATTATCAGAAGAGGAATTACTAAATTATAAAGAGGGGGAATCTTCGGAAAAAATAAAATTAAGAGTGGAAAAAGCAAGAGATATACAAAGACGTAGATTTAAAAGTAAAAAAACTAATTCAAATATGACAAGTAGAGATATAAAAAAATATTGTAAATTAGATGAAAAAAGTGAAGAACTTATAAAATTAGCTTCAAGAAGAATTGGATTATCAGGAAGAGGATTTGATAAAATATTAAAAACTGCAAGAACAATAGCAGATTTAAATGAGAGTGAACAAATACAAAAAGAGCATATTTTAGAAGCAGTTAGTTATAGGAATCAATAA
- a CDS encoding TIM-barrel domain-containing protein → MYKKAEIIKNVELYKFGNPIKTDAVIISVDIEKFKLGNSIEGIELEKGDNSFKIKYNLDDSAKIYGLGEAVGSLNRRGKVYKTYATDDFDHTPGKEALYGAHPFLIIDNGTEKIGIFIDYSGEIIFDVAFSDKKILEIEISDLNFDMYIFKNSNYSEITKKYLELTGKSYVPPKWAFGYQQCRWSYPDSKTIKEVAGNFKKYDIPVDTIYMDIDYMKDFKVFTVDEGKFPDFKNFVKEIKDMGIKLIPIVDPGVKIESEYNVYEDGIENNYFCKNQNGEDFVAAVWPGKTHFPDFLNSKVRKWWGAQYKKLIDLGIEGFWNDMNEPAIFYTPEGLKKAFEKLNEISLKDDIGIYDMFALNEVMNSISNNRDDYKSFYHTLDNGEKILHDKVHNLFGFNMTRAASEGFDEINPDKRFLIFSRSSYAGMQRYGGIWYGDNKSWWEHILLSIKMAISVNLIGFLYSGADIGGFGENASAELLIRWSQAALFMPLYRNHSALGTRNQEPWAFDEGTREILREIIRIRYMFLPYIYSEYMKAINEKRGYINALFTKFNDENVYEIEDQFLVGENLMAAPIYEQNSTGRYVYLPETNWLQWNLSKEKLRDVKIIDKGYHYIKSKIEETAIFIKENSLVVIGEVQNFVGEKKEDSLTIIGFVEDRANYCYYNDDGVSKEYEKGEYIKIDIEIISKDNDYEIKISKEGNYKHNIREINFEIYNSKESWNKRIILK, encoded by the coding sequence ATGTATAAAAAAGCAGAAATAATAAAAAATGTAGAATTGTATAAATTCGGAAATCCGATAAAAACAGATGCTGTAATTATAAGTGTGGATATTGAAAAGTTTAAATTAGGTAATAGTATAGAGGGGATTGAATTAGAAAAAGGAGATAATAGTTTTAAAATAAAATATAATTTAGATGATAGTGCTAAAATTTATGGATTAGGAGAAGCGGTAGGAAGTCTAAATAGAAGAGGTAAAGTATATAAAACCTATGCAACAGATGATTTTGATCACACACCAGGAAAAGAAGCATTATATGGAGCACACCCTTTTTTAATAATAGATAATGGCACGGAAAAGATTGGGATATTTATAGATTATTCAGGAGAAATAATATTTGACGTAGCTTTTTCTGATAAAAAAATATTAGAAATTGAAATTAGTGATCTGAATTTTGATATGTATATATTTAAAAATAGTAATTATAGTGAAATTACAAAAAAATATTTAGAATTAACTGGAAAATCTTATGTTCCACCAAAATGGGCATTTGGATATCAGCAATGCAGATGGAGTTATCCTGATTCAAAAACTATAAAAGAAGTTGCGGGAAATTTTAAAAAATATGATATTCCAGTAGATACTATATATATGGATATAGATTATATGAAAGATTTTAAAGTATTTACAGTAGATGAGGGGAAATTTCCAGATTTTAAAAATTTTGTAAAAGAGATAAAAGATATGGGAATAAAATTAATTCCAATAGTTGATCCAGGGGTTAAGATAGAAAGTGAATATAATGTGTATGAAGATGGTATAGAAAACAATTATTTTTGTAAAAATCAAAATGGAGAAGATTTTGTAGCAGCTGTGTGGCCAGGAAAAACACATTTTCCAGATTTTTTAAATTCAAAAGTTAGAAAATGGTGGGGAGCTCAATATAAAAAGTTAATTGATCTTGGAATAGAGGGGTTTTGGAATGATATGAACGAACCTGCAATATTCTACACTCCAGAAGGATTAAAAAAGGCATTTGAGAAATTAAATGAGATAAGTTTAAAAGATGATATAGGAATTTATGATATGTTTGCATTAAATGAAGTTATGAATTCTATTTCTAACAATAGAGATGATTATAAAAGTTTTTATCATACATTGGATAATGGAGAAAAGATATTACATGATAAAGTTCATAATTTATTTGGATTTAATATGACTAGAGCAGCTTCAGAAGGGTTTGATGAAATAAATCCAGATAAAAGATTTTTGATTTTTTCAAGAAGTAGTTATGCAGGAATGCAAAGATATGGTGGAATTTGGTATGGAGATAATAAAAGCTGGTGGGAACATATATTACTTAGTATAAAAATGGCAATATCAGTTAATTTAATAGGTTTTTTATATAGCGGAGCAGATATAGGTGGATTTGGAGAAAACGCATCTGCAGAGTTACTTATTAGATGGAGTCAAGCGGCACTTTTTATGCCATTATATAGAAATCATTCAGCTTTAGGGACAAGAAATCAAGAACCTTGGGCTTTTGATGAAGGAACAAGAGAAATTTTAAGAGAGATAATAAGGATAAGATATATGTTTTTGCCATATATATATTCAGAATATATGAAAGCTATTAATGAAAAAAGAGGATATATTAATGCATTATTTACGAAATTTAATGATGAAAATGTTTATGAAATAGAGGATCAATTTTTAGTAGGAGAAAATTTAATGGCAGCTCCTATTTATGAGCAAAATTCTACAGGACGCTATGTCTATCTTCCTGAAACAAATTGGTTACAATGGAATTTATCAAAAGAGAAATTAAGGGATGTAAAAATAATAGATAAAGGGTATCATTATATAAAAAGTAAAATAGAAGAAACAGCTATTTTTATAAAAGAAAATAGTTTGGTTGTAATAGGAGAAGTACAAAATTTTGTTGGAGAAAAAAAAGAAGACAGTTTGACAATAATAGGATTTGTAGAGGATAGAGCAAATTATTGCTATTATAATGATGATGGAGTTAGTAAAGAGTATGAAAAAGGTGAATATATAAAAATAGATATAGAGATTATTTCAAAAGATAATGATTATGAAATTAAAATATCTAAAGAGGGAAATTATAAACATAACATAAGAGAAATTAATTTTGAAATATATAACAGTAAAGAGAGTTGGAATAAAAGAATTATATTAAAATAA
- a CDS encoding glutaredoxin family protein — protein MSVIVYSTNTCPYCDMTKQFLSEKGVPFNDINVAEDPIAAREMVSKSGQMGVPVIDFNGTIVLGFDRAKLESLI, from the coding sequence ATGTCTGTTATAGTTTATTCTACTAATACTTGTCCTTATTGTGATATGACAAAACAATTTCTTTCTGAAAAAGGAGTTCCTTTTAATGATATTAATGTTGCAGAAGATCCAATCGCAGCAAGAGAAATGGTTTCAAAATCAGGACAAATGGGCGTTCCTGTTATTGATTTTAATGGAACTATTGTTTTAGGATTTGATAGAGCAAAATTAGAATCTTTAATTTAA
- a CDS encoding 5-formyltetrahydrofolate cyclo-ligase, whose protein sequence is MKNILRKELLKNRRNLKFEYVTKYSKELFENFIKTKEYKNSKIIMSYMSIKNEVDTKWFNEAIIKNGKKLVLPIIDNNDEIQPILVKKLSKMKVGKYNILEPIGDVIEKQKIDLIIVPGVGFDKSYNRIGFGKGYYDKFLKNYKGIKVGVAYDFQIVDKIDADEYDVKMDMILHF, encoded by the coding sequence ATGAAAAATATATTAAGAAAAGAGTTATTAAAAAACAGAAGAAATTTAAAATTTGAATATGTAACAAAATATAGTAAAGAGTTATTTGAAAATTTTATTAAAACTAAAGAATATAAAAATAGCAAAATTATAATGTCATATATGAGTATAAAAAATGAAGTTGATACAAAATGGTTTAATGAAGCAATAATAAAAAATGGAAAAAAGTTGGTATTGCCAATAATAGATAATAATGATGAAATACAACCTATTTTAGTAAAAAAATTATCTAAAATGAAAGTTGGAAAATATAATATTCTTGAGCCTATTGGAGATGTTATAGAGAAACAAAAAATAGATTTAATAATTGTTCCAGGTGTTGGATTTGATAAATCTTATAATAGAATTGGTTTTGGAAAAGGGTATTATGACAAATTTTTAAAAAATTATAAAGGGATTAAAGTAGGAGTGGCATATGATTTCCAAATCGTAGATAAAATTGATGCAGATGAATATGATGTGAAAATGGATATGATTTTGCATTTTTAA